DNA from Triticum aestivum cultivar Chinese Spring chromosome 7D, IWGSC CS RefSeq v2.1, whole genome shotgun sequence:
CGCACCTTGCCAGCCGCGCCAAGCCAGATGATCCCGTTGCCGCAGTAGCCAGGCGGGAGCGGTGGCCTCATGCTGCGCCGGACGCTGGCCGGGAAGGTGAGGCGGGTGGCGGCGTCCGGTGGCAGCCGGCGGGCGACGCAGACGCACCGCCACACGTGGGCACTCAGGGCGCAGAACGTGCTCACGCggccgccgtcgccaccgacgcagGCACGCTTGAGAGCGGTGACCTGGTCCTTGGAGACGACGGTCTCCGACGGCTCGACGGATAGGTTCAGTTTGGGGCAGAAGACCGAGAAGGCGTCGGGGTGGACGAAGGGTGGGGAGCGCGCGCGGAGGAGGTTGCGGTCGTGGAACGGGAGCTCTagcgccgcggcgccgccgtccctGGAGAAGGCAGACCACGTCTGCAAGAAGTGGAACGCGCTGATGGCGTCGACGGCGACGTGGTGCAGCGCCGTCCCTAATGCCACCCCGCCGCACTTCAAGAAGGTCAGCTGGACAGCGCACAAGACGGACGGCGAGTGGTCTTCGACGCGGGGAACAAAGAGCGTCCTCAGCTCCGGCGACGGCAAGAAGCTGCGGAAGTCGTCGATGGTGAGGTCCGAGCGAGCGACGATGAAGAGCGCGCCTTGGCCGGTGCAGTCGACCTCTGCCCGGCCGTTGCCGTCCATGCCGAGACGGCCGGCCAGGGGGTAGAAAGCCACGAGCGCCATGGCCATCGCCGCCTTGAGCCTGGCCACGTCGAAGAAATCACCGGGGTCGGAGCGGTACGGGTAGAAGTAGACGGTGGGGGTGTGGCCTCTGTTGACCAGCATGAGGTCGAGCGGGGAGAGCCACATGCCTCTCCTGGGCGTCTCCTGGCAGGGTGCCACCatgcacgactccaccacctccaCGTCGTCCACACCCATTTTC
Protein-coding regions in this window:
- the LOC123171410 gene encoding putrescine hydroxycinnamoyltransferase 1 codes for the protein MGVDDVEVVESCMVAPCQETPRRGMWLSPLDLMLVNRGHTPTVYFYPYRSDPGDFFDVARLKAAMAMALVAFYPLAGRLGMDGNGRAEVDCTGQGALFIVARSDLTIDDFRSFLPSPELRTLFVPRVEDHSPSVLCAVQLTFLKCGGVALGTALHHVAVDAISAFHFLQTWSAFSRDGGAAALELPFHDRNLLRARSPPFVHPDAFSVFCPKLNLSVEPSETVVSKDQVTALKRACVGGDGGRVSTFCALSAHVWRCVCVARRLPPDAATRLTFPASVRRSMRPPLPPGYCGNGIIWLGAAGKVRDVSSSEDLVFVAGQISSAVRRMDDELVRSAIDVGERNYFELTEMDSKPAPGCMPETELRVISWLGMPVYDVDFGWGKPLAMLRAVSERARFVYLMDSGKEDSSVRVLMCTAAAILNDFQRLLYARF